One part of the Paenibacillus silvisoli genome encodes these proteins:
- a CDS encoding VOC family protein, protein MSFVIDAAARIGSVHLRVSELERSIAFYREVVGLQVLERVEGGADLGVPDGSAPLLHLREIPNATPRPRRSGAGLYHFALLVPDRRSLGLALRNLLASGIHVGHSDHLVSEALYIADPDNNGIEIYRDRPRGEWGRDAKGGIVMGLEPLDREGLLAEAGDEPWNGLPAGTTMGHIHLHVTELPTTEHFYTDVLGFELVAQMADSALFISAGGYHHHIGLNVWAGIGAPLVPATAPGLDFYQIVLPSENAQMALFARLQAASVPLQTDRGTIIVRDPSGIEIHLVVQGST, encoded by the coding sequence ATGTCTTTTGTCATCGATGCTGCGGCGCGGATCGGAAGCGTGCATTTGCGGGTAAGCGAGCTTGAACGCTCTATCGCATTTTACCGTGAGGTTGTCGGGCTCCAAGTACTCGAACGCGTAGAAGGCGGGGCAGATCTAGGCGTTCCTGACGGATCTGCGCCTTTGCTGCATCTGCGCGAAATTCCGAATGCGACGCCGCGTCCGCGACGCTCGGGGGCCGGGCTGTACCATTTCGCCCTCCTAGTGCCGGACCGACGCTCGCTTGGACTCGCATTGCGCAATCTGCTGGCAAGCGGCATCCATGTCGGGCATTCCGATCATCTTGTTAGCGAAGCGCTGTACATCGCGGATCCGGACAATAATGGCATCGAGATCTACAGAGACCGTCCGCGCGGGGAGTGGGGGCGCGATGCGAAAGGCGGCATCGTGATGGGGCTTGAGCCTCTCGACCGGGAAGGCTTGCTGGCGGAGGCCGGCGATGAACCGTGGAATGGTCTTCCTGCAGGTACGACGATGGGCCACATCCACCTGCATGTGACCGAGCTTCCGACAACCGAGCATTTCTATACGGATGTGCTCGGCTTCGAGCTAGTCGCGCAAATGGCGGATTCTGCCCTCTTCATCTCGGCAGGCGGCTATCATCATCATATCGGACTTAACGTGTGGGCCGGCATCGGCGCGCCGCTCGTACCCGCGACGGCTCCGGGTCTCGACTTTTATCAAATCGTCTTGCCATCGGAGAATGCGCAAATGGCGCTCTTCGCACGGCTTCAAGCCGCCAGCGTTCCGCTGCAAACCGACCGCGGAACAATCATCGTGCGCGACCCGTCCGGGATCGAAATCCATCTCGTCGTCCAGGGCAGCACGTAA
- a CDS encoding ABC transporter ATP-binding protein has product MEGQRGLLTSYIRAKWYIYASGVSFTIAANLFQAYYPKVLGNFTDELQAGGLTQDSVLHYSLVLIMIGVAYGLLGGIGQFHIMYVGRKFEWFTRRRLFGHFTKLGEQYYAKNGVGKLLSYVMNDVTTVRESISMGVNQTANALMLIVSVIVMMILSNIPVYLILVCISPLIFIPWIVVRIGPTIRKRSLEVQESLGAMTESAEEQFGGIRVTKKFAVEDVMNERFGRTVDKIKENQLKLVRISSYFQALIPFLGALSLIITLAYGGYLALAGTITLGNFVALTLYVRMMVNPLQAIGNVINTIQRSRASVERLNDLLGKQPEIQEEPSAVEADWSRETLAINDLSFAYPDSPEEALQHISLRLEPGKTLGIVGKTGSGKTTLLKLLLRVYNPPLGSITIGDKDVRNLTLENLRAGIAYVPQDGFLFSSTIRDNIAFYKRSAELSLVEKAAKHAKIHESIMSFPDGFETKLGERGVTLSGGQRQRTALARGMMMDAPILILDDSVSAVDAVTETAIIETIRKQRRNKTTVIIAHRISALKHADEIVVLDKGRIVERGTHGSLLAQGGIYAMLHAIQEEGSGVG; this is encoded by the coding sequence ATGGAAGGCCAGCGGGGATTACTGACGTCGTATATTCGTGCCAAATGGTATATCTACGCGTCCGGCGTTTCGTTTACGATTGCGGCGAATTTATTTCAGGCTTATTATCCGAAGGTGCTTGGCAATTTTACCGACGAGCTGCAAGCGGGCGGCCTTACGCAGGATTCCGTCCTGCACTACAGCTTGGTGCTCATCATGATCGGCGTCGCGTACGGCTTGCTCGGCGGCATCGGGCAGTTTCATATCATGTATGTCGGCAGGAAGTTCGAGTGGTTTACGCGCAGAAGGCTGTTCGGCCATTTTACCAAGCTCGGCGAACAGTACTATGCCAAGAACGGTGTCGGAAAGCTGCTCAGCTATGTGATGAACGATGTGACGACGGTCAGGGAATCGATCTCGATGGGCGTCAACCAGACGGCCAACGCCTTGATGCTGATCGTCTCCGTCATCGTTATGATGATTCTGAGCAACATTCCGGTCTACTTGATTCTAGTTTGTATATCGCCGCTGATTTTCATTCCATGGATCGTCGTCCGCATCGGTCCGACGATTCGAAAGCGCTCGCTTGAGGTGCAAGAGTCGCTTGGCGCCATGACGGAATCCGCAGAGGAACAGTTCGGCGGCATCCGCGTCACGAAGAAATTCGCGGTGGAAGACGTCATGAACGAGCGGTTCGGCCGAACGGTCGACAAGATTAAAGAGAACCAGCTGAAGCTGGTGCGGATCTCGTCTTATTTTCAGGCGCTCATTCCGTTCCTTGGGGCGCTCTCGCTTATTATTACGCTGGCCTACGGCGGTTATCTCGCGCTCGCGGGCACGATTACCCTTGGCAATTTCGTGGCTTTGACGCTCTACGTGCGGATGATGGTCAACCCGCTGCAGGCGATCGGCAACGTCATTAATACGATTCAGCGTTCCCGCGCTTCCGTCGAGCGGCTGAACGATCTGCTCGGGAAGCAGCCGGAAATTCAGGAGGAGCCATCGGCTGTTGAAGCCGATTGGTCGCGCGAGACGCTGGCCATTAACGATCTATCCTTCGCGTACCCGGATTCGCCTGAAGAAGCGCTGCAGCATATTTCGCTTCGCCTCGAGCCCGGCAAAACGCTCGGCATCGTCGGCAAGACCGGCTCGGGCAAAACAACGCTGCTCAAGCTGCTGCTCCGCGTCTACAATCCGCCGCTTGGCTCGATTACGATCGGCGACAAGGACGTGCGAAACCTAACGCTTGAGAACCTGCGCGCCGGTATTGCCTACGTCCCGCAGGACGGATTTCTGTTCAGCTCGACGATTCGCGATAATATCGCCTTCTATAAACGAAGCGCGGAGCTGTCGCTGGTGGAAAAGGCGGCAAAGCACGCGAAAATTCACGAAAGCATCATGTCCTTCCCGGACGGCTTCGAGACGAAGCTTGGCGAGCGCGGCGTAACGCTCTCCGGCGGCCAGCGCCAGCGGACGGCGCTTGCGCGCGGCATGATGATGGATGCGCCGATCTTGATTTTGGACGACAGCGTCAGCGCGGTCGATGCGGTCACCGAAACGGCCATTATCGAAACGATTCGCAAGCAGCGCAGAAACAAAACGACGGTTATCATCGCCCACCGCATCAGCGCGCTCAAGCATGCCGACGAAATTGTCGTGCTGGATAAGGGCCGGATCGTGGAGCGCGGAACGCACGGCTCATTGCTGGCGCAGGGCGGCATCTATGCGATGCTCCATGCCATACAGGAGGAGGGGAGCGGCGTTGGCTAA
- a CDS encoding sugar phosphate isomerase/epimerase family protein, which yields MSYLSVSTWSLHRLLGPLRFTAWNAETGRHEQSVQEQPQALTLLELPAELARRGYQAAEVCHFHFPSVEPAYLHELREAFSAANLSFDTLLLDYGDLTAQDAVKREADIGFMREWIDIASLAGAKQIRIIAGDAKPDQDEAIRMSADALIELGRYASDKGVRVVSENFKALTSTGSSCVKLLERVGDAADFITDFGNFAYPTKYEEFALTLPRSVSVHAKAQYDGEGLPDREEFIRCLETVREAKFNGALVLIYDGPGDMWAGLDRIKEIVAEYL from the coding sequence GTGTCCTATTTATCCGTTAGTACATGGAGCCTGCATCGATTGCTCGGTCCGCTTCGGTTTACGGCGTGGAATGCCGAGACCGGCCGGCACGAACAAAGCGTGCAGGAACAGCCGCAGGCGCTCACTTTGCTTGAGCTGCCCGCCGAGCTCGCAAGAAGAGGTTATCAGGCTGCCGAGGTATGTCATTTTCATTTTCCGTCGGTAGAGCCCGCGTATTTGCACGAATTGCGCGAGGCGTTTAGCGCGGCGAACCTATCCTTTGACACGCTGCTGCTGGACTACGGTGATTTGACTGCGCAAGACGCCGTCAAGCGCGAAGCGGATATCGGGTTCATGCGCGAATGGATCGATATCGCATCGCTGGCCGGCGCGAAGCAAATCCGCATTATTGCGGGCGACGCCAAGCCGGATCAGGACGAAGCGATCCGCATGTCGGCGGATGCGCTGATCGAGCTTGGCCGCTATGCGTCGGATAAAGGCGTGCGCGTCGTATCCGAAAATTTCAAAGCGCTTACGTCGACAGGCTCGTCGTGCGTGAAGCTGCTCGAACGCGTCGGCGACGCTGCGGATTTCATTACGGACTTCGGCAACTTCGCGTATCCGACCAAGTACGAGGAATTCGCGTTGACGCTGCCGCGCAGCGTGTCCGTACATGCTAAGGCTCAATATGACGGCGAAGGCCTCCCGGATCGGGAAGAATTTATCCGTTGTCTCGAAACGGTCCGCGAAGCCAAGTTTAACGGGGCTTTGGTGCTCATTTACGACGGTCCCGGCGACATGTGGGCAGGGCTCGACCGGATTAAAGAGATCGTAGCGGAATATTTATAA